The genomic interval TAGCAACTATAGAAAGTAGATTCTATGATTTAAAGCTAAATAGAATACTAAATCATTTAATAACAGCTAGATATTTTGGATATGCACTCTTTGAAAAGGTTTATAATGAAGATTTTTCTTTAAAGTCTTTAGTGCCTATTCCATATAAGTATGTAGTTTATAAAGATAATAAATGGATATTAAAAGTAGGTTCAGAGGAGAGAGAAATCAACTACTTAAAATATCTTTTATGCATAAATGAATGGAATCCTGCAGAGCCAAAAGGTAAAAGTATTTTAGAAGATATTAGGATCTCATTTTTAGATAAAGATTTACTAAAGAAACAAATGAGAAGAATAGCTGAAAAATATGGGGATGTAATAACAGTAGTTGCAGTAGACCAAAGAAACACTAATGAAGAGAATGAGGAAGTAGCAAAAGAAATGGCATTAGTTCAAGGGAGGGATGTTGTAACTGTTCCAATAGGTAATGGAGTTACATTATCAGATACTATTATGCATATTAGATTATCTGATTTAGAGCCAAAGATATATACAGAATTAGAAGCTTTAGAAAAGGAAAAGATAGTTCAAAATATATTGGGTTCTACCTTAACAATGGAAGCTAGTGGAAAAGAAGGAACAGGAAGTAGAGCATTAGGAGAAGTACATCAAATAGGTTTTCAAGATGTAGTTCAAGAGAATTGTAACTTCTGTGCAGACTCTTTATATCAACTTATAAAAGATGACTCTAATTTCTTTGGATATGATTCTAAAAAGTATTATTGGCAATTAGATAAAGTTCTAACAAAGAAAGAACTCCAAGAAGAAAAGGAGAGAGAAGAAAAAAATAAAAGTTTGCAGTTGGATAATATAAAAAAAGTATCAGAGTTAGGCTATGAAATTGATTTAGAAATAGTTTCAAATGTTTTGGGTATAAATAGTCAACAAATAGTAAAGAAACCTCAAATTCAGCCTTTAGCATTGTCAGAGTTCTCAAAAAACTCTAATAAGAACATTGTTAATCTAAAACTTCAAACAGCATATGAACTAGAAGAAAAATTTAATGAATATCTTATAGATTCTAGTGAAAGATTTTCAAGTTATATAAGTGAGCAGATAACAAATCAACTAGAAAATTTTAAAGAGGGAGATTTAGAGTTTAGATTTAATTTAGATTATGGTCCGTTAGAAGATGACATGATTATATCTAATTTAAAAGGGTATCTAAATTCTAAAACCATTACAACTTTAATTAAAACTGAAGAGTTCAATCCTTTTAGTTTACCATTTGAGGAAGCTATAAAGAGTTTTAATGATAAGACATCTATTTTATATGAAACTATAGAGCAGATAACAGAAGAAGTAAGAGCTAATTTCAACTGGTTAAAGAAATCAAATGATTTAGAAGTTACAGATAAGATATTTAAATCTCTTAAAAAGAACTTAGAAAACGGAGAAACCTTTGAACAATGGAAAAAAGACTCAGCAAAGCATATTAATAAGCTAGGTTTAGGAGATAATGGCCATTACTTAGATGTTGTTTATAGAACTAATATTCAGAGTCAATATTCAATAGGACATTATAAGCAGCAAATGGAAGTTGTAAAAGAGTATCCATATTGGAAATACATTATAGTTGGAGATGATAGAACTTCAGATATTTGTAATAGCTTAGCTAATACTATAAAGAGGTATGATAATTCTTTCTGGAATATGTACTATCCACCTAATCATTATAGATGTAGATCAATGGTTATATCTTTAAGTAAGAGTGATTTAGAAGAATCAGGATTAACATTAACAAC from Cetobacterium somerae carries:
- a CDS encoding phage head morphogenesis protein, whose amino-acid sequence is MSSALVKSITQKLFEDIRLEESELTGELIERIIKDVDVSSALNKIRRNVAGRELKLYSIDKEADIATIESRFYDLKLNRILNHLITARYFGYALFEKVYNEDFSLKSLVPIPYKYVVYKDNKWILKVGSEEREINYLKYLLCINEWNPAEPKGKSILEDIRISFLDKDLLKKQMRRIAEKYGDVITVVAVDQRNTNEENEEVAKEMALVQGRDVVTVPIGNGVTLSDTIMHIRLSDLEPKIYTELEALEKEKIVQNILGSTLTMEASGKEGTGSRALGEVHQIGFQDVVQENCNFCADSLYQLIKDDSNFFGYDSKKYYWQLDKVLTKKELQEEKEREEKNKSLQLDNIKKVSELGYEIDLEIVSNVLGINSQQIVKKPQIQPLALSEFSKNSNKNIVNLKLQTAYELEEKFNEYLIDSSERFSSYISEQITNQLENFKEGDLEFRFNLDYGPLEDDMIISNLKGYLNSKTITTLIKTEEFNPFSLPFEEAIKSFNDKTSILYETIEQITEEVRANFNWLKKSNDLEVTDKIFKSLKKNLENGETFEQWKKDSAKHINKLGLGDNGHYLDVVYRTNIQSQYSIGHYKQQMEVVKEYPYWKYIIVGDDRTSDICNSLANTIKRYDNSFWNMYYPPNHYRCRSMVISLSKSDLEESGLTLTTKKFDLDVGTFKGNPGKTYWKNVSKLSKEKQENLTLWE